The genomic region CGTGACATACGAGCACAACGACGAGGATGGCAAACGGTTAGttgtaattcttttttaaaatcttattTTTGACGGATGAATCttttcactttgttttgttccttCCCTTGGACGTCACAATTAAtactcttttttctctttttcgatAGTCATCGTTCAACAATAAAACAGCATTGAGGAACCAACAAAAACTCAATTTGAATGCCGAAAAATCCTAAATagatttacatttgtttttctcgattCGAAGACATTGCGGAacgagggggaggaggaggttACTGGAAACAACTATCGTgagtttaagaaaaaaaaatccaaggACCATCTTCTCAGGTGGGGGGTGGGGTATTTCCGGATGAACAGACCAAAATGCGtgggtctattttttttaaaagggacATGACAAAGAAAGATGACGACAGCAGATGCACTATTCCCCACCTTTTTCTTGAATAGGACGGTTACAACGGGTAGTATTGATGGACGAATAGACCATTCGACAGGGTGAGggaacaaaccaaaaaaaaaaaaatggcaacgaTGACAATGcacgaaatcaaaaaaaaaagaaaacattttggcATCAGAAATTGGGTTTGAGGGGGAGgtactgaaaagaaaattatgcCCCGTGGTGTAGAGCAGAGTGTCAATACAAGTTAGTGTTTTAAAAAGGGGACCAATTTAAAATTGGTGGGCGTGGTTTCCGGCTATGGAAAAAACATCTGAGctcattttttgttatctATCAAAACAGGAATAGTATTGCTGCCTTCATTAATGTTGCATGACAACTATAAAtgattaaaaataagaaagaaaaaaatgggttaCTAGGAAACAACTGGCCACCCtcagaaaaaagataaaataaagAGGGACAACGTCAAAAAAAcatagagaaaaagaaaaaaaaaacatgttttaaaaaatcaacagaaaaaattGGACATGCTTGTTGCGGATTGGCTCTATATGAAATGGGATACGACTcaaactatttcttttttcccggAGTTGTTTCGCAGAAGCTAAAATGAATGATTTTTAGTAAATAATACCGtagtttctcctttttttatacgagtgcgttaatttttttaaaaaggaaggaCTTTGTTGCTGGGATTGGCTTATATGGCTGCATCATGAAGTTATTATGGAACGGATTTCGACAgcggagggggaaaaaaggacgaaaaacACTATcaattagtaaaaaaaaatatatataaaatcaaaatttggCCTTGTTTTTCAGTTCCTGGGCCGCTCTCAAAACGACCGGTGGGAATTTCCTCTCTTCCGGGTAGAGACCGACGCCGGGCACCGTAAAGATCGACACGTCTACAACACACAATCCCAAATCTTTTTTAGTTATCATCGCATTAGAAACAATCGAATAAATAAAGATATATACCGTCAGATAAGTTATACAATTGGGAGGGTAGTTCCTGGAAGAATTTGTGGCGGACGGCCGTTTCGCCCGTCAGCCGGGCGCTCGGCTGCAATTGGAGTAGTTTGGACGCTAAATTCTCCGCTTGGCTGATGTCGTACAAACGAGGGAACGCGTGACCCAGTCGCTGAGTCCGGTAAAAGTTCAAACGCTGCGGCTTGTAGAGCGGCAACCTCGACACGCCCGGCCACGTCGCTTCCGTCGGCGTCCCTAAAATCTGCCCATTTCACATTAGtctaaaaaatgtttaattgaaaaaaataaataaaaaaataccttgAAGATTCTTTCCAATTGATCGGCAGCGTCTTTGACGCCGGGGAAGGCTGGACTGCCCGTCAAAAGCTCGACGAAGATGCAGCCGACGCCCCACAGATCCAAAGGCGAAGAGTATTGCGTTGAGCCGAGTAGGACCTCGGGCGGCCGGTACCACAGGGTGACGACTTCGCTGGAAAACGTGTGCGACGGCACCGACTGGGCGCGGGCCAGCCCGAAATCGGCCAATTTGAGTTCGCCGACTTCACTGATGAGCAAATTCTGCGGCTTCAGATCCCGGTGGAGGATCTTGCGCCGGTGGACGTACGTGAGGCCTCGCAACAGCTGAAAGAGGAAGAGGCGGACGTTGTGAGCTTGCAATCCGCCCGGATGCCTCTCCAAATACTGAGCCAAATCTgaatgctattttttttttttttttttttaaagaaatgaatttaattTAGGCCCCGTGTTTTGCAATAAAAGTTCAATAAACTTACGACGTATTCAAAGACGAACGTTAATGACGTTTTAGTGTGGACGATGTCGTGCAGAGTGACGACGTTGGCGTGGCGCAGGTCTCGCAGTAGAGAAGCTTCACGGATGGCCGTGAACGGAGCACCTTCCTCTTCCTGTAAACGAATCTCTTTCAGAGCCACCACTTGCTGAGTCAAACTAGAATGCCACAAAACTTGCAAGTCAGCATCtcgaaacttgttttctttaaatgaaatgaatttacttGCTGAACCCTCGATAAACGGTCGCATAAGAACCTTCTCCTAGCTGCTCTAGTCGTAGATAATTCTCAATTTTGCCAAACGGACTGGTTCCctataaaaaacaagaaatttaatttaattcgTTTGAAATGCGATGTTGTTAGCGTTTACCCCGAAGGCTGAGTATCTTTTCGAGCGACGTATCGACTCGGATGGCTTTAAATTGATGGCGGATGCACTGGGTAGGACGACATTGGCTCCAGGCAGATGCGGATCGATGTGCTGGTGTCTATAAACTTCCGATTTGGGTCGCTGTTTGAGATGCGATGAAGACGATTTTTTGCTGCGTCTCAGCACCACTTGTTCACCTTCAACCGTTGCAATTCGGCTACTAATGTCTTGAGCACAGGCGTCGTCACTCCCCAAACCAGAATCAGCACCACCAGAACCCTTGAAcaacaattttaaaagaaattgttaacagaaacataaataaagataaaatgttttaaagaatacctttaatttttcaaattctgggTCCCGGCTAGCAGTGAGCAAATCTCCGTCACTTAACCTGAGCCTCTCCCATCGCAAATCAGGCTCACCCCCACCACCAGCTACATCCCCATTCTCCTGCAAAGAGTCTCTGGTTTCGCTGTCCAACTTGTCCAGATACTCGTCAGAGAATCCTGCTTTGCCTCTCATGCTCAGACCGTTGTGGTCTTTGCGGTAGCCCATGTGAGAGAGTCTGGTCTGAGATCTAGTTCGGCTGATGGACCAGTCTTCTTTAGCCAGagctgtttttaaaaagacaaTAATACAACATGAATTTACTTCACAACACAgtcaaaaatagaaattgaaaGTGCAAAAACTTACAGGCCAGCCTGCCCAAGCTGTCGCTGAGGCGCTTCCTGAGGCGAGCCACCTTGCTGAGCTTGTTCTTGGTTTCTGACATGACGTGGCTGGAATGAGGAACCTCTGGGTTTTCCGATAAAGTAGCACCACCACTAATACTGAACAAGCACCTGCATTTTTTCTATGAGCAACTGATGAGGACAACGAGATTGGGAAACACTAGAGATATGGTGGTCATTGCTGAAAGGCTGCAATCTCTTCTAGTCGCGaatcccacacacacacgaacggTAGAGCAGCCGAGGTCCAACCTAAATTTGGGCGGTTTGAGCCGTGATCGAGTGGGTTGAGAATGTGGGAGGGGAGACCGATCGAATCTAGCTTGAAAAATCAAAGCTCGATAAGATAACACAAAAACAGTACGGATCCATGTACGCGCATACGTTTCTCATCTATCAGCGATTTCTTATAATTCAGCTCACTTTCTGCCCAATTTCTCACGCAGACTCGTTACAAGTTGAACGAGTCTAGCTGTCAAAACCGACTGACAGTGTAAGCAgccatttgtgtgtgtgtgtgtgtatgctaCAATGCCATGGCTAGCCGAGGTGTGTGTACACAGcagaaagcaaaagaaaaaaaaagggagggaagGCTGTcttctatttctatttagaaACAGCGTTGTCACATTTAGCAAATGATGATCTGTCAATCGATCCGTTAACAAactggcttttttttaaaggacgtTCTAGAGATAACCtactttaaatatatttttgttttggttggtCATTGAAATTGTCGAAtggaacaaataaaacaaaaaaaaaaaggcatcagTCCTACAAGTTATTCCCCCCGAGGCGATAGCGTGAATAGATAGGCCAATTAAATCGTTTCCACGGTCGGGACACGCAAACTATGCAATGCCCTTTCCCAACAAGAAACTGAGTCACACGCAAAAGACCCAAGTCGTTGGCCGGTtcaccttgaaaaaaaaacaaacgatatagaaaaaaaaggagaacaaaacgaaataagaACTTGAATGGGGCGGACTCGGTCGTGCCTTATTATTCGTCAATTGTGCGTGCGTACAAGAAGAACGCGTTGAACAACAATAGCCGCTTGAATAATCTCGAAAAGGGGTTATAAAATATGGATAGAATCAATGTCTCTATATGGGGACTcattaactttttttctttcccttttgccATCACAATATTACACCCACCAACTTCCCTTTCCTTTGTGATGGACTCTATATACACACACCTTGTACACACAACCATCACTCAAGGGCGTGGCTGAATCCGTGTCAGCGTGAATGAATGATATTCGTCCTCCAcccctctttcattttctctatGCTCCCCGTcctctatatatatatgtagcAAACCGTGATGATCCGTAACTAGTACGGAATAAATAaatcacatttttatttacatgaGGCTCGATGTCGACTGATACGGATTGGGTGGAGTCCtttagcccccccccccccccccaaaacttttattttctaatgcAGACAAAAGACCTGAAAAATGCATAAATAATCcctgccttttctttttttagagaaAATATCAGCGGCGTTATAGACGTCATCTTGCACCATATTCATATTTCGTCATTAAAGATAGCTTAACGTGACACTTTCTTTCTGATGAATTAAACAAGGATTATAAAGCTTACATTCTGGCAAGTGAACTCTTTATCTTGCCTTCGCACACAgcttttcaatttaaaaaaaaaaaagatagcgTCACGTTTAAATCCGACACATCATTTCCTACTTTCgaaaaaacaagtttgaaaTGTAGGTCACGATATTATTAatacgttttttaaaaaatatgcaaatgacTGAGGATGATGGTGGAAGAAAACGCATACAGACAGGAAATGATTGCATATAAAACTCAAGGGTAAAAACAGAATTTAGTTGGGGATTTTCCAACAGGTCCagcacacaagaaaaaatgtaataatcgCCGAACTATTCAACTGTTTCCGATCAATAAAGAAAATCGACCTGTCTGTGGCAGACCTTTTGTGATGGATGGATATAAAAGTGACTCAAAATGGAGAGTCCTGCTGTCAAAAACGTTCGCCCGACTGCTGACTGAGCAGTTGAACTCGATTTCTTTAGCCtgcattattttaaaatcatcaTGTACCGAGAGCCTATCGCTTTGACGGTATTGATCGCCATCTGCTGGCTTTCTTTGGCCAACGGTAAGCATCATTAATTTTCATTACTGTTATTACGCAATAATAGCCTCTCGGCCAGAACTTATGGCTTTTCATTTGCTTGAGGCCCTTTCGTGTACAagatcccgttttttttctcccgatTTCTGGTGTTCAATCATCATCACTATTattgtattcctttttttttttggttaaaaaaaaaaaaaaaataggaatgcCGACATTGACCGGTAGCCTCAATAACAGAGATCGATCTGCTGTTGAGACTGGCGATCGATTAAGACGTCAAACGGATTACTCGGAAGACGAAACGATCGTAGTTGACGCTCCCGAAATCTATCACGACGCCTACGCCCTTACGGATGACTCGTCAGCTGATGGCAATTTAACTTTACGCTTCGGTTACGGACATTATCAACAATACAATCCGTTCCAATATGGCGGTATTGTTCATTTTAATGCcataaaaaattcattaaaaaaaccaataaaaacaagaaagcgTAGAGttaatttcaaatgttttgcgGTAGGATGGAATGCTTACGGTGGTGCTGGGCAACAATAtccgaacaacaacaacaacttccCAGGTGGTTATCCCGCATATCCTTACGGCCCTTACAACTACAATAATTATCCGGGAAGTAACAGCACAACGATGAATCCATTTTACAATTATAACTACAACAATGGCTACTACAACGGATATTATTACCCAATGAATACGActacgacgacgacgacgacgacatcTACTTCGACGACAACTAGGCCGACATCGACTACTACGACGACGAGGCCACCCTATGGGAATTATTACGTATTTAATTTCCGTGACGGTTCCGGCAACCAAACTGATATTGACAATGAGCCTTATGCCGGTGGCGATCTAGGTCAAGACGACGGTTTCAAGTTTGGGAACCGTTAAAACACTCATTTTGAAAACTATTCCATCGAGATAATTATCTCATGACGTAATTTTCTTGTCCAATCGACCAAGCAAtatcgttttcccttttttcgtttaaattaaAGCATGTAATTGCAATCTAAAAATCACTTAAAAATACAAGTAAAAGCAATGCGTTTGCTCTACCGATCTGCACTGACACGAAATAAATCgcagttttaaaaaacatctATCCATTTATTCTATGCTTGTGTAGCAAATTCGATCGGGATtaattggaagaaaaaattaagtaccTGACAAGAAATGCTTGTCAGACAGGCAATGCCCTCTCGGTACGTTGCAACACATTACACTTACAGTTTCACTTCACTCTTAGTTACATATTAACAGATAAAACATAAGCTTACCTTTACAGGGCTAGGCGATATGGAAACCTTTTGACGTTACACTTTCACAATTTTAGGTTCCGGTACGTACACGTCCACTTGGTGCTCTGTATCAGCACGAATATTGCACAACAGTTCACGTTTCAAATTGTCTGGACAAATGCACCACCTTGATGCAGACTGCATGACACAGTGATGTCAGATTGGTTCGATTACCGATAACCAAAATTTATCAAGCCAAACATGTGTAAATAGGACAAATCTTGGGGTTTACCACATTAATCCGGAGCtgttttataaataaaaaatcaaacaaacgaattattaaatttgaaaagacATAATTTGTAAATATTTTCGCTTTTGGTGATACATGCAATGCTGTTGCAATAAGCGACACAAAGAAGTCCATGCCCAGCTTTACGTCGCAGCTATTCGCGCCAC from Daphnia carinata strain CSIRO-1 chromosome 6, CSIRO_AGI_Dcar_HiC_V3, whole genome shotgun sequence harbors:
- the LOC130694054 gene encoding cyclin-dependent kinase 14-like, yielding MSETKNKLSKVARLRKRLSDSLGRLASLAKEDWSISRTRSQTRLSHMGYRKDHNGLSMRGKAGFSDEYLDKLDSETRDSLQENGDVAGGGGEPDLRWERLRLSDGDLLTASRDPEFEKLKGSGGADSGLGSDDACAQDISSRIATVEGEQVVLRRSKKSSSSHLKQRPKSEVYRHQHIDPHLPGANVVLPSASAINLKPSESIRRSKRYSAFGGTSPFGKIENYLRLEQLGEGSYATVYRGFSNLTQQVVALKEIRLQEEEGAPFTAIREASLLRDLRHANVVTLHDIVHTKTSLTFVFEYVHSDLAQYLERHPGGLQAHNVRLFLFQLLRGLTYVHRRKILHRDLKPQNLLISEVGELKLADFGLARAQSVPSHTFSSEVVTLWYRPPEVLLGSTQYSSPLDLWGVGCIFVELLTGSPAFPGVKDAADQLERIFKILGTPTEATWPGVSRLPLYKPQRLNFYRTQRLGHAFPRLYDISQAENLASKLLQLQPSARLTGETAVRHKFFQELPSQLYNLSDDVSIFTVPGVGLYPEERKFPPVVLRAAQELKNKAKF
- the LOC130694081 gene encoding probable ATP-dependent RNA helicase ddx17, whose translation is MYREPIALTVLIAICWLSLANGMPTLTGSLNNRDRSAVETGDRLRRQTDYSEDETIVVDAPEIYHDAYALTDDSSADGNLTLRFGYGHYQQYNPFQYGGWNAYGGAGQQYPNNNNNFPGGYPAYPYGPYNYNNYPGSNSTTMNPFYNYNYNNGYYNGYYYPMNTTTTTTTTTSTSTTTRPTSTTTTTRPPYGNYYVFNFRDGSGNQTDIDNEPYAGGDLGQDDGFKFGNR